Proteins from one Bacteroidales bacterium genomic window:
- a CDS encoding zinc metallopeptidase, which produces MTMNIWIIFIAFMILSWVVSWVLKSKFKKYSKILVDNGMSGRDVAERMLRDHGITDVRIESVQGHLSDHYNPVNKTINLSPEVYNGRSISAVAVAAHECGHAVQHATAYSWLTMRSKLVPAVSFSSKWVQWILLAGILLIQTFPALLLAGIALFALTTLFSFITLPVEINASQRALAWLTNAGVTSYQNHDKAQDALKWAAYTYVVAALGSLATLMYYIMIFLGSRD; this is translated from the coding sequence ATGACTATGAATATATGGATAATTTTTATTGCTTTTATGATACTCAGCTGGGTAGTAAGCTGGGTTTTAAAATCGAAGTTTAAGAAGTATTCCAAAATACTTGTGGATAATGGCATGTCGGGACGAGATGTTGCTGAGAGGATGCTCCGGGATCACGGAATTACCGATGTAAGAATTGAAAGTGTACAGGGACATCTGTCTGACCACTATAATCCTGTAAACAAAACCATAAATCTCAGTCCTGAAGTATATAACGGACGTTCAATTTCAGCAGTTGCAGTTGCAGCTCATGAATGCGGTCATGCAGTTCAGCATGCCACTGCCTATTCGTGGCTCACGATGAGGTCAAAACTGGTTCCTGCAGTTAGCTTTTCTTCAAAGTGGGTTCAGTGGATTCTTCTTGCAGGCATACTGCTGATACAAACTTTCCCTGCTCTGCTGCTTGCCGGTATTGCACTTTTCGCACTGACCACACTATTCAGCTTTATAACATTACCAGTTGAAATAAATGCAAGTCAGAGGGCACTGGCATGGTTAACAAATGCAGGTGTCACTTCGTATCAGAATCATGATAAAGCACAGGATGCACTTAAGTGGGCCGCTTATACTTACGTAGTTGCCGCACTTGGTTCGCTGGCCACACTGATGTATTATATTATGATCTTTCTGGGATCGAGGGATTAA
- a CDS encoding DUF1295 domain-containing protein — protein MALVHEFENSGNWLFKRRSWLPVFMITAGIVMMYLGNRQAILFDLRDELLFLGISLFGQIIRILTVGFTPKNTSGRNTVNGQIADELNVTGIYSLLRHPLYLGNFFMWLGPVLFLRSGWFVVVFGLFYWLYYERIMFAEEQYLRRKFGEVYDKWSETVSSFIPLTFNYIAPKLPFSFRNVLKREYNSFVNIFVIFILLDLFRNYFLASRIYLTEMWIWLFAAAFVIWITVRTIHKRTKWLEVEGR, from the coding sequence ATGGCCCTGGTACATGAATTTGAAAATAGCGGAAACTGGTTGTTCAAAAGAAGAAGCTGGCTGCCCGTTTTTATGATCACCGCAGGAATTGTAATGATGTATCTTGGTAATCGCCAGGCAATCCTGTTTGACCTGAGAGATGAATTACTCTTTCTTGGCATTAGTCTCTTCGGACAAATAATTAGAATTCTTACAGTAGGGTTTACCCCTAAAAACACATCAGGCAGAAATACTGTTAACGGCCAGATCGCTGATGAGCTAAATGTGACAGGGATCTATTCACTTCTCCGTCATCCTTTGTATCTGGGTAACTTCTTCATGTGGCTGGGACCTGTTCTTTTTCTGCGTTCCGGCTGGTTTGTTGTGGTATTCGGATTGTTCTACTGGCTTTATTATGAGCGTATAATGTTTGCGGAAGAACAGTATTTAAGAAGAAAGTTCGGGGAAGTATATGACAAATGGTCAGAAACGGTAAGTTCCTTTATTCCCTTAACTTTCAATTATATTGCACCAAAACTACCTTTTTCATTCCGGAATGTTTTAAAAAGGGAATATAACAGTTTTGTTAACATCTTCGTTATATTCATTCTCCTGGATCTTTTCAGAAATTATTTTCTTGCATCAAGGATCTACCTTACTGAAATGTGGATCTGGCTTTTTGCTGCTGCTTTTGTTATCTGGATAACAGTACGGACAATACACAAACGTACCAAATGGCTTGAAGTAGAAGGGAGATAA
- a CDS encoding ABC transporter ATP-binding protein yields MKVIDIKNVHKIYDETKIAVRAVDGVTLSFSEAEFAAIVGPSGSGKTTLLNLIGGLDIPTSGEILIDGTNLSTLKSSELIDFRLNNIGFVFQSYNLIPVLSAKENVEFIMSLQKWPKAERDLRTMELLAAIGLNDKIDSRPAQMSGGQQQRVAVARALASRPKFVLADEPTANLDSKSAATLLEIMEKLNHEEKITFIFSTHDARVVKMAHRVITLEDGKVVSDDVRE; encoded by the coding sequence ATGAAAGTAATTGATATAAAGAATGTTCATAAAATATATGATGAGACCAAAATTGCTGTCAGGGCTGTAGACGGAGTTACATTGAGTTTCTCAGAAGCTGAATTTGCGGCGATCGTAGGTCCCTCAGGTTCAGGTAAGACAACGTTGCTTAATCTTATCGGGGGTCTGGATATTCCAACCTCAGGCGAAATTCTTATCGACGGAACCAATCTGAGCACACTTAAGTCTTCAGAACTGATCGATTTCAGATTAAATAACATTGGTTTTGTATTTCAGTCTTATAACCTTATCCCGGTACTGTCTGCAAAAGAGAATGTGGAATTCATTATGAGTCTTCAGAAATGGCCAAAGGCAGAGAGAGATCTAAGAACGATGGAACTACTGGCAGCTATCGGACTGAATGACAAGATTGATAGCAGGCCAGCGCAGATGTCAGGCGGTCAGCAACAAAGGGTAGCTGTTGCACGGGCACTGGCTTCCCGACCAAAATTTGTTCTTGCAGACGAACCAACTGCCAACCTGGATTCAAAATCAGCAGCGACATTACTTGAAATTATGGAAAAACTGAATCATGAGGAGAAAATTACTTTCATATTTTCAACTCACGATGCCAGGGTAGTTAAAATGGCTCACAGGGTTATTACACTTGAAGATGGTAAAGTAGTTTCAGATGATGTGAGGGAATAG
- a CDS encoding ABC transporter permease, with translation MIWSISWKNVWRNKIRSLVVIIATTLGIISGVMVVGIMEGWTKQRLHDAIFNEVSHIQIHNSDYLKNEEILLTVSDTAELIKAINKIPEISTGVIRTRLIAMANTPWANAGVIIYGINPEKEKKLSEIYKKIVPQGGEYLDSQNTGNILISDKTAEILKLKQYIVTQEVIDNLRNENLPDDVLLILGSLKDKRYRSPKEFREAMKMEFTKKQLDKYGLKITERSLDYRIRNKVQITMSDETGNPVQGTFRVGGIYKTTNGAFDQAAVFVDSKELAVLYGGTTPLVHEIALLLNDIENADSVKEKLAGISPGNTVSTWKELAPDAAMMNDYMIMYYFLFIGIVMFALAFGIINTMMMTILERTKELGMLMAIGMNRRRVFSMIMLETIFLTMVGAVAGMISGWAIVGSLGKTGIHFSSWGEGFEAIGFAARVYPVISPSFFIIITVMVVFTAIISSVWPARKALKLIPVEALRTE, from the coding sequence ATGATATGGTCAATTTCATGGAAGAATGTCTGGCGCAATAAGATCCGAAGCCTTGTTGTTATTATTGCCACCACCCTTGGGATAATATCCGGAGTAATGGTTGTAGGTATAATGGAGGGGTGGACCAAACAACGCCTGCATGATGCAATATTTAATGAAGTTTCTCATATTCAGATACATAACTCTGATTATCTTAAGAATGAAGAGATTCTTCTTACTGTCAGCGACACAGCTGAGTTGATTAAGGCAATAAACAAGATCCCTGAAATATCAACAGGGGTAATCAGAACCAGGCTTATTGCTATGGCGAATACTCCGTGGGCCAATGCAGGTGTAATTATTTATGGGATTAATCCGGAAAAGGAAAAGAAATTGTCGGAGATCTATAAAAAGATTGTCCCTCAGGGAGGAGAATATCTCGACAGTCAAAATACCGGAAACATTCTAATCAGCGACAAAACTGCCGAGATACTGAAGCTTAAGCAATATATAGTAACACAGGAAGTTATTGACAACCTGAGAAATGAGAATCTTCCCGATGATGTACTTTTAATTCTGGGCAGTTTAAAGGATAAAAGATACAGATCTCCAAAAGAGTTCCGCGAGGCTATGAAAATGGAATTTACCAAGAAACAGCTTGATAAATATGGTCTTAAAATAACAGAGAGATCACTCGATTACCGGATCCGTAATAAAGTCCAGATTACGATGTCGGATGAAACCGGCAATCCGGTTCAGGGAACATTCAGGGTTGGCGGTATTTATAAAACAACAAACGGAGCTTTTGATCAGGCTGCGGTTTTTGTTGATTCAAAAGAGCTGGCAGTATTATATGGAGGAACAACGCCTCTTGTTCACGAGATTGCCTTGCTGCTGAATGATATAGAGAATGCTGATTCCGTGAAGGAAAAACTTGCAGGAATCTCTCCGGGGAATACTGTTAGTACATGGAAAGAACTTGCCCCTGATGCAGCAATGATGAACGATTATATGATAATGTATTATTTCCTGTTTATCGGGATCGTTATGTTCGCCCTTGCTTTTGGAATAATAAACACCATGATGATGACAATACTGGAGAGAACCAAGGAGCTCGGTATGCTAATGGCTATAGGTATGAACCGGAGACGCGTCTTCAGTATGATCATGCTTGAGACAATATTTCTGACAATGGTTGGCGCAGTTGCCGGAATGATTTCAGGATGGGCAATAGTAGGATCTCTTGGGAAAACCGGGATACATTTTTCATCATGGGGTGAAGGTTTTGAAGCGATAGGATTTGCAGCAAGAGTATATCCTGTTATTTCACCATCATTTTTCATAATAATAACGGTTATGGTAGTCTTTACTGCAATAATATCATCAGTCTGGCCTGCCAGAAAGGCTCTTAAACTAATTCCGGTTGAAGCACTCAGAACAGAATAA
- a CDS encoding ABC transporter permease gives MKDDIKIAWRNLWRNRRRTIITSSSILFAVFFAVVMRSYQLGSYDSMILNFIESYSGYLQVQHKKYQDSPMVDYSFDYSDSLASAIKQVENVVAVSPHIESFALASSGTQTKGVAVLAIDPEMEREFSNPENKLVRYRITGESINGLKKSGSVPEEITDRLEKSIDRSYSSVSRFELEQEFSEEESQKYLQEILKYCEVKNGFLTNDDIGVLVSDRLASYLNLTIGDTVILMGQGYHGATAAAIFPVRGLIKMPSPDIDNRLIIMTIPTAQKFYDAEGKITSLSVNLTSKSSRIMDAARNKINSLLTDENTIAKTWEELNPVLVQQIQGDSQTGIATLAMLYFIIFFGIFGTVLMMIAERTKEFGVLISIGMQRGKLKRIITIEMIFLGILGLAGGLLLSAPFIVYFNLHPILLKGDLAKMMEDYGWEAIMPTAWFGPYYYWQGLVVCIMVFLATIYPLRKIGKLKEIEALRS, from the coding sequence ATGAAAGATGATATTAAAATAGCATGGAGAAACCTGTGGAGAAACAGAAGGAGGACCATAATTACTTCCTCCTCTATACTCTTTGCTGTGTTTTTTGCTGTTGTCATGCGATCATATCAACTTGGTAGCTATGACAGTATGATACTTAACTTTATTGAGTCATATTCAGGCTATTTGCAGGTTCAGCATAAAAAATACCAGGACAGTCCAATGGTAGACTATTCCTTTGACTACAGCGACTCTCTTGCATCTGCGATAAAACAAGTCGAAAACGTTGTTGCAGTCTCCCCCCACATTGAATCATTTGCTCTGGCATCAAGCGGAACCCAGACAAAAGGTGTTGCTGTTCTGGCAATCGATCCTGAGATGGAGAGAGAATTTTCAAATCCGGAAAATAAACTTGTAAGATACAGGATAACCGGAGAATCCATTAATGGTCTGAAGAAATCAGGCTCAGTTCCTGAAGAGATTACTGACAGGCTGGAAAAGAGTATTGACAGATCCTATTCATCTGTTTCAAGATTTGAACTTGAACAGGAATTTTCAGAAGAAGAGAGTCAGAAATACCTTCAGGAGATTCTTAAATATTGCGAGGTAAAAAACGGATTTCTGACAAATGATGACATAGGGGTGCTTGTTTCAGACAGACTTGCCAGCTACCTGAATCTCACCATCGGAGATACAGTTATTCTTATGGGACAGGGATATCATGGTGCCACCGCAGCGGCAATATTCCCGGTACGGGGCTTGATTAAAATGCCATCGCCTGACATAGATAACAGACTTATAATTATGACTATTCCCACCGCACAAAAGTTCTATGATGCGGAGGGAAAAATAACCTCTCTTTCAGTAAATCTGACAAGTAAATCATCCAGAATAATGGACGCTGCAAGAAATAAAATAAATTCACTACTTACAGACGAGAATACTATTGCCAAAACCTGGGAAGAACTAAATCCTGTTCTTGTACAACAAATCCAGGGAGACAGCCAGACAGGTATAGCTACTCTTGCAATGCTTTACTTCATAATCTTCTTTGGAATATTTGGAACTGTGCTAATGATGATAGCTGAGAGGACAAAAGAATTTGGTGTTCTTATCTCAATAGGAATGCAGAGAGGAAAATTGAAAAGAATAATCACAATTGAAATGATTTTTCTCGGAATCCTGGGATTGGCAGGCGGCCTGCTTTTAAGTGCTCCGTTCATTGTCTATTTTAACCTTCATCCCATCCTGCTGAAAGGAGATCTCGCTAAAATGATGGAAGATTACGGTTGGGAGGCAATAATGCCGACCGCATGGTTTGGCCCGTATTATTACTGGCAGGGTCTTGTTGTATGTATTATGGTATTTCTGGCAACAATATACCCTTTAAGAAAAATTGGTAAGCTAAAAGAAATAGAAGCTCTGCGGAGTTGA
- a CDS encoding outer membrane lipoprotein-sorting protein — MKKILYKSLFLIISAINVFNASGQNLSATEIVKKADEKFNGEKSSIMVMSMTIIRPTWKRTVEFKNWSLGRENALTLITAPAKDVGQTFLKRGSEMWSWNPAINRLIKLPSSMMSQGWMGSDYTNDDILKESSVVTDYSHEIVGDEMIGGRLCYKIKMTAKEDASIVWGHQIRWIDKKDLLVLRAELYDEDGILVRTEVGSDLKTFEGRTIPSLLELTPAEELGNKTVVEIKDIKFNVPIEDSFFSQQNMKRVR; from the coding sequence ATGAAAAAAATTCTGTACAAAAGTCTGTTTCTGATTATCTCTGCTATTAATGTTTTTAATGCTTCAGGCCAGAATCTGTCTGCAACGGAAATAGTAAAAAAAGCTGACGAGAAGTTCAACGGGGAGAAATCAAGCATAATGGTTATGTCGATGACGATAATCAGACCGACATGGAAAAGAACTGTTGAGTTTAAGAATTGGTCACTGGGACGCGAAAATGCACTCACCCTCATAACTGCTCCCGCAAAGGATGTTGGTCAGACGTTTTTAAAAAGAGGTTCAGAAATGTGGAGCTGGAATCCGGCAATTAACAGGCTTATAAAGCTTCCTTCGTCAATGATGTCACAAGGGTGGATGGGATCAGATTATACAAATGATGACATACTGAAAGAGTCCTCAGTAGTGACAGACTATTCTCACGAAATTGTTGGTGATGAAATGATCGGTGGGAGGCTCTGTTATAAAATAAAAATGACTGCAAAAGAAGATGCTTCAATTGTATGGGGACACCAGATAAGATGGATTGATAAAAAAGATCTGCTCGTACTGCGTGCAGAACTATATGATGAGGATGGGATATTGGTCAGAACTGAAGTCGGATCTGACTTAAAGACCTTTGAGGGAAGAACTATTCCGTCATTACTTGAACTAACACCTGCTGAAGAGCTTGGTAACAAGACCGTTGTTGAAATAAAGGATATTAAATTTAATGTTCCAATTGAAGACAGTTTTTTTTCGCAGCAGAACATGAAAAGGGTAAGATAA
- a CDS encoding TetR/AcrR family transcriptional regulator, with translation MSPRTPEQFEEMREERKTLIMDVALEHFAREGYHKTTINHIARHARISKGLMYNYFTSKESLLFEIIMRSVNEMYADFDRDKDGYLSRDEFEFFIRRLFNLLKEKKTFWRLLFQLIMQNEVREKILNSFPSFGIAVEENKISNDITFLNSIVNILTDYFVRKKERERADYNPLSELNLFILTLKGFALSFVYMEDKDDGYYEKTINDIIEKYK, from the coding sequence ATGTCACCCAGGACACCAGAGCAATTTGAAGAGATGAGAGAAGAAAGAAAGACTCTCATTATGGATGTCGCCCTTGAGCATTTTGCCAGGGAGGGGTATCATAAAACTACAATAAATCACATTGCCAGACATGCCAGGATATCCAAAGGCCTGATGTATAATTATTTTACAAGCAAGGAGTCGCTCCTTTTTGAAATAATTATGCGTTCGGTAAATGAAATGTATGCTGATTTTGACCGGGACAAAGACGGATACCTTTCACGTGATGAGTTTGAGTTTTTTATCAGAAGATTATTCAACCTGCTGAAAGAAAAGAAAACATTCTGGCGGCTGCTTTTTCAGTTGATTATGCAGAATGAAGTGAGAGAGAAAATTCTTAATTCTTTTCCATCATTCGGCATTGCTGTTGAAGAAAACAAAATCAGTAACGACATAACTTTTTTGAACTCTATTGTTAATATATTAACAGATTATTTTGTAAGGAAAAAGGAGCGTGAGAGAGCAGATTACAATCCTTTAAGTGAACTAAATCTTTTTATTCTTACCCTGAAAGGTTTTGCACTCTCCTTTGTTTATATGGAGGATAAAGACGACGGATATTATGAAAAAACAATTAATGATATTATTGAGAAGTATAAATAG
- a CDS encoding glycoside hydrolase family 16 protein, with protein MASLKLLLGMIPSTSKIEQAEKALISEFEKLNTFSKSEQLAKFSELDKLVTSSDFIQKKKEIESLQYKTSEEYSKEKEFLSLQKAKDIVLYFRTVAGTDLKKFKDLDGSEKIGSFETLEKLVQSPEFKGKMKTKEFKDSADDKKLQEYNRLKGSTEIKDYYKFKSSKELANFQSIDGSTRLARYNELKEFVASPEFKKQKEYLLDKKRFEKTEMFKEHQEHDKLKKSEDIIWYFKVKDSNKFDILKHRELTFSDEFDTDKLDTKKWLTNYYWGEKLLKDRYSVESDLQAYTEKDNFEIRNSILKINTKPQKVTGKVWSAAKGFSTKEFSYTSGLINSGNSFRQKYGTFTAKIKLGDPNAKSAFWMLADKITPHLDVCRTSKGKVWFDYFTAKGNYVKTSLGSRYANDFFIFSLEWTSDKLVWKINDTEVFTQTSDIPQEPMYVLLAGGTDKPLNGMTSMEIDWVRVYQPK; from the coding sequence ATGGCAAGTCTCAAGCTTTTACTGGGAATGATCCCATCAACTTCGAAAATTGAGCAGGCTGAAAAGGCTTTGATTTCGGAATTTGAGAAACTGAACACCTTTTCAAAATCTGAACAGCTGGCGAAATTTTCGGAACTGGATAAACTGGTAACATCATCTGATTTTATTCAGAAAAAGAAGGAAATTGAATCTCTTCAGTATAAAACCTCTGAGGAGTATTCAAAAGAGAAAGAATTTCTTTCGCTTCAGAAAGCTAAGGATATTGTTTTATATTTCAGGACAGTTGCCGGAACTGATCTCAAGAAATTCAAGGATCTTGATGGTTCAGAAAAGATAGGCAGTTTTGAAACTCTAGAAAAACTGGTTCAGTCTCCTGAATTCAAAGGTAAGATGAAAACCAAGGAATTTAAGGATTCAGCTGATGACAAAAAACTTCAGGAGTATAACAGGCTTAAGGGAAGCACTGAAATAAAAGATTATTATAAATTCAAGTCTTCAAAAGAGTTAGCGAACTTCCAGAGTATTGACGGTTCAACCCGCCTTGCCAGATACAATGAACTTAAAGAGTTTGTAGCGTCTCCGGAATTCAAAAAACAAAAAGAGTATCTTCTTGACAAGAAAAGGTTTGAAAAAACCGAAATGTTCAAAGAACATCAGGAACATGATAAGTTAAAGAAAAGTGAGGATATCATCTGGTACTTTAAAGTTAAAGACTCCAATAAATTTGATATTCTCAAACACAGAGAGCTCACATTTAGCGATGAATTTGATACTGATAAGCTTGATACTAAAAAGTGGCTAACCAACTATTATTGGGGAGAAAAACTTCTCAAAGACAGATATTCTGTTGAATCTGATCTGCAGGCTTATACTGAAAAGGACAATTTTGAAATCAGGAACAGCATACTTAAAATTAATACAAAACCACAGAAAGTTACCGGGAAAGTATGGTCTGCTGCAAAAGGATTCTCGACCAAAGAATTCAGCTATACGTCAGGCCTTATTAATTCGGGCAACAGCTTCAGGCAGAAGTACGGTACCTTCACTGCAAAAATCAAGCTCGGTGATCCCAATGCAAAGAGCGCATTCTGGATGCTGGCTGATAAAATAACACCACATCTAGATGTTTGCCGCACATCAAAAGGGAAAGTATGGTTCGATTATTTCACAGCAAAAGGGAATTATGTCAAAACATCGCTTGGATCACGATATGCTAATGATTTCTTCATTTTTTCCCTCGAATGGACTTCTGATAAACTTGTCTGGAAAATAAACGACACAGAGGTATTCACCCAGACATCTGATATTCCCCAGGAACCAATGTATGTTCTTCTTGCCGGAGGAACCGACAAACCTTTAAACGGAATGACATCAATGGAAATCGATTGGGTCAGGGTATACCAACCGAAATAA
- a CDS encoding OmpA family protein gives MKNVLFVLLAFSTMLASAQTDKPGCKEIEPVYMNRMQGFYLNNCEFSEYKDIEFFYVGLDNKSVRVRKAGEYRRLSYSKDKNETRKVSGDQIRLNYANAVVKIKGKSLANNNSFFSFSNNGNEVFMKIDDAVDSDDKGFLITIIEVKNMQQDIVMTIQESIEKEGKATLYGILFDVAKSTIKPKSAEALKQITDYLNANPSVKIIIVGHTDITGDFLSNMTLSKERAESIKTYLITNGKIDKSRLQSDGVGPLCPVSTNSTEEGKKLNRRVEIVKL, from the coding sequence ATGAAGAATGTATTATTCGTTTTACTGGCCTTTAGTACTATGCTTGCTTCGGCCCAGACAGATAAACCCGGGTGTAAAGAAATTGAGCCAGTATATATGAACAGGATGCAAGGATTTTATCTGAACAATTGTGAATTCAGTGAATATAAAGATATTGAGTTCTTTTATGTCGGCCTCGACAATAAAAGCGTCAGGGTAAGAAAAGCTGGAGAGTATCGAAGGCTTTCATATTCAAAGGACAAGAATGAAACCCGAAAAGTCAGCGGAGATCAGATCAGACTGAATTATGCCAATGCAGTTGTAAAAATAAAAGGGAAATCACTGGCCAACAATAATTCATTCTTTTCTTTCAGCAATAACGGGAATGAAGTTTTTATGAAAATTGATGATGCGGTTGACTCTGATGACAAAGGATTTCTGATAACAATTATAGAAGTGAAGAATATGCAACAGGATATTGTTATGACAATCCAGGAATCTATTGAAAAAGAAGGCAAAGCAACTTTATACGGAATCCTGTTTGATGTTGCAAAATCAACAATTAAACCTAAGTCTGCTGAAGCCCTGAAACAAATTACAGATTATCTGAATGCCAATCCCTCTGTAAAAATAATTATTGTCGGACATACTGATATTACAGGTGATTTTCTAAGCAACATGACACTTTCTAAAGAAAGAGCTGAAAGCATTAAAACATATCTTATAACGAATGGTAAAATTGACAAATCCAGATTACAGTCTGACGGTGTAGGGCCACTTTGCCCTGTTTCAACAAACTCAACAGAAGAAGGGAAAAAACTTAACCGAAGAGTAGAAATTGTAAAACTATAA
- a CDS encoding RNA polymerase sigma factor, whose translation MTVKEYNRSVEEYADSVYRFIRGNLKDEDRANDVVQDSYEKLWRHVAEIEYLVVKSWLFSTAYHTMIDIIRKEKRMTSMEPVHETEMVYDSHYSDLNEILHEALERLPEQQKTAVMLRDYEGYSYKEIGDITGLSEAQVKINIYRGRLALKSYIGKIETVI comes from the coding sequence ATGACAGTTAAGGAATATAACAGATCTGTAGAGGAGTATGCTGATTCGGTCTATCGGTTCATCCGGGGGAACCTTAAGGATGAAGACCGGGCGAATGATGTAGTGCAGGACAGCTATGAGAAACTTTGGCGTCATGTTGCAGAAATTGAATATTTGGTGGTTAAGTCATGGTTGTTTTCTACAGCCTATCATACCATGATTGACATTATAAGGAAGGAAAAGAGAATGACCAGCATGGAACCTGTACATGAAACAGAAATGGTTTATGATTCTCACTACAGCGATCTGAATGAAATACTTCACGAGGCTCTTGAAAGACTTCCTGAACAGCAGAAAACAGCAGTAATGCTTAGGGATTATGAAGGTTACAGTTATAAAGAGATAGGTGATATTACCGGATTGAGTGAAGCACAGGTTAAGATAAACATATACAGAGGACGACTAGCTCTAAAGAGCTATATCGGGAAAATTGAAACAGTAATTTAA
- a CDS encoding outer membrane beta-barrel protein has product MKKLGIIILLTAIILQGFSQNVAAENQNEKKQSNAGTSDEKTSVSVGRNLVNIEENDSSVNIRVGSKGLRILESLEGNKYKFEKFTDDDWDWNGDEDENARNRRRNRFKGHWSGVEFGFNNYLTSDKSNVMPDDIDYMSLHSSKSNNFNINFSQLSLGITRRIGFVTGLGFNWNNYRFDGQNNITKGTNGVITGTGVYTPLKKSKFTTAYLTLPFMLEVQLPVDNNSINLAAGPIGALKLGSHSKMVAEDGQKIKSNSDFSLNMLRYGATARVGYGNFQLYGTYYMTPLFKSAKGPGGYDLYPFELGVAFTFND; this is encoded by the coding sequence ATGAAAAAGTTAGGAATTATCATATTGCTCACAGCAATAATACTACAGGGATTCAGCCAGAATGTGGCTGCAGAAAACCAGAATGAAAAGAAGCAATCCAATGCCGGAACATCAGATGAAAAAACCAGTGTGAGTGTCGGCAGGAATCTTGTTAACATCGAGGAGAATGATTCCTCAGTTAATATAAGGGTCGGAAGCAAGGGATTAAGAATACTTGAATCTCTCGAAGGGAATAAATACAAATTTGAGAAATTCACAGATGATGACTGGGATTGGAACGGTGATGAAGATGAGAATGCCCGCAACAGGAGAAGGAACCGTTTCAAAGGTCACTGGTCTGGCGTGGAATTCGGATTCAATAATTACCTTACTTCCGACAAGAGTAATGTAATGCCTGATGATATTGATTATATGTCGCTTCACTCCAGCAAATCAAATAATTTCAATATCAACTTTTCACAGTTAAGCCTTGGAATTACAAGACGTATCGGTTTTGTTACAGGACTGGGATTTAACTGGAACAATTACCGGTTTGACGGACAGAATAATATTACCAAAGGCACTAATGGTGTCATTACGGGAACTGGGGTCTATACACCACTTAAGAAATCGAAATTCACTACTGCTTACCTTACTCTTCCTTTCATGCTTGAGGTTCAGTTGCCGGTCGACAATAACAGTATTAATTTAGCAGCTGGTCCAATTGGAGCTTTAAAGCTGGGGTCTCATTCAAAAATGGTTGCTGAAGACGGCCAGAAAATAAAATCTAACAGCGATTTCAGTCTGAATATGCTGAGATACGGAGCAACAGCCAGGGTTGGTTATGGTAATTTTCAGCTCTATGGAACCTATTATATGACACCTTTATTCAAGTCGGCAAAAGGTCCTGGCGGATATGATCTTTATCCTTTTGAACTCGGCGTTGCTTTTACTTTTAACGATTAA